From one Phocaeicola salanitronis DSM 18170 genomic stretch:
- a CDS encoding UvrD-helicase domain-containing protein, giving the protein MQPLFIWVICIIAISVIVIAMVRTRLKNKSKELAEKLNHISAYSEKSNYEQAKERLSALKEGAFIDIPSDLNNGFYGRVISATQEKDFINHYKVHFQEAYSLLKKLKAFNITPSETISKFINDFGRINKLVKQHNDGVITFLLDTHRDFFDHCLKYPLDKQQRRSIVSEEDNCLVVSSAGSGKTSSIVGKVKYLTEIKGIAPERILLISYTNKAAAELTERMATNGLKGYTFHKLAIDIIGKTTGTKPSICDNTDSLFVDIYHKLLDKSSFKKSIVEYFIDYQTNEADWEQRKNERREQLSGLKNVQLKAMFPDMDGRAIYVRSEQEQKICFALSSLGVKFRYEEPYEHQLADEMHSQYRPDFSIYFKQGGVTKRIYLEHFGVDEHGLVPAWFAKDKGITYEEANQKYNDGITWKKTAHEKFGTQLLVTSSADFHYSDIRDKLRKLLAEAGVPIQEKTDEELYDLVLPKGSKQEKAFIRLVVTFVTLVKSSCKSVKEVLKQAKNADDERSVFIIKNIFQLVYERYINALSDSNQIDFTDAILQATEICCTSHPVEYDYIIVDEFQDISVDRYNFLKVLREGNPPAKLYCVGDDWQSIYRFSGSDMALFNQFPEYFGATEINKIETTYRFGEPLVSLSSNFIQRNKAQIQKNIHSFSSEMRTELEFYAYDRRDYCNTIGQLVASIPSDKSIFLLGRYSFDDYYLSFMYQSIKEGNRFYYVIGGRKIEFLTVHKSKGLEANYVILLQCNKDTYGFPSQVSDDPVLNYVLTKSDQFPYGEERRLFYVAITRAKIKTLVLYDKRFPSVFVDEFLHPEKVSEESYVKHPNANKRWTRSADQFLLKLHNEGKSVKYIANKMGRSQTSIVMRLNKLKK; this is encoded by the coding sequence ATGCAGCCATTGTTCATTTGGGTAATTTGTATAATTGCTATTTCGGTTATTGTAATAGCGATGGTACGAACACGCCTAAAAAACAAATCCAAAGAGCTTGCAGAAAAGCTAAACCATATATCTGCATATAGCGAGAAATCAAATTATGAGCAAGCAAAAGAGAGATTATCGGCTCTTAAGGAGGGGGCGTTTATAGATATTCCCTCAGACTTAAATAATGGCTTTTATGGCAGGGTAATCTCCGCAACGCAAGAAAAAGATTTCATCAATCATTATAAGGTACATTTCCAAGAGGCATATTCACTTCTGAAGAAACTTAAAGCCTTTAACATCACTCCATCAGAAACCATATCCAAATTCATTAACGACTTTGGAAGAATCAACAAACTTGTAAAACAACATAATGATGGTGTTATAACCTTTCTACTTGACACGCACAGGGACTTTTTCGACCATTGCCTAAAATACCCATTAGACAAGCAACAAAGACGCTCAATTGTTTCAGAAGAGGATAATTGTTTAGTAGTCAGCAGTGCAGGTAGTGGTAAAACCTCTTCAATTGTCGGTAAGGTTAAATATCTCACCGAAATCAAGGGTATAGCACCTGAAAGAATTTTACTTATCAGTTATACCAACAAAGCAGCAGCCGAACTAACCGAAAGAATGGCGACCAATGGATTGAAAGGTTACACATTCCATAAGTTAGCCATTGATATTATAGGCAAAACGACAGGTACAAAACCATCTATTTGCGACAATACAGATTCATTGTTTGTAGATATATATCACAAATTGTTAGATAAATCGTCTTTCAAGAAAAGTATAGTGGAATACTTTATTGATTACCAAACGAATGAAGCTGATTGGGAACAACGCAAGAATGAAAGACGGGAGCAATTATCAGGACTAAAGAATGTGCAGCTAAAGGCGATGTTCCCCGATATGGACGGCAGAGCCATATATGTGAGAAGTGAACAAGAACAAAAAATATGTTTTGCTTTGTCCTCGCTGGGAGTGAAATTCAGATATGAAGAACCATACGAACATCAATTAGCAGATGAGATGCACTCACAATATCGTCCCGACTTCTCAATATATTTTAAGCAAGGAGGAGTAACCAAACGCATCTATCTTGAACATTTCGGAGTTGATGAACACGGGCTTGTTCCTGCTTGGTTCGCAAAAGATAAGGGTATAACCTACGAAGAAGCCAATCAGAAATACAATGATGGTATAACTTGGAAGAAAACTGCTCACGAGAAATTTGGCACACAACTTTTAGTAACATCAAGTGCAGATTTCCATTATTCTGATATTAGGGATAAACTCCGTAAACTATTAGCTGAAGCAGGTGTACCAATTCAAGAAAAGACCGATGAGGAGTTATACGATTTAGTACTACCCAAAGGCAGCAAGCAGGAAAAGGCGTTTATACGACTTGTTGTTACTTTCGTTACATTGGTAAAATCAAGTTGTAAATCAGTTAAAGAGGTTTTAAAACAAGCCAAAAATGCAGATGATGAACGAAGTGTGTTTATCATCAAGAATATATTTCAACTTGTATATGAACGCTACATAAATGCGTTAAGCGATAGTAACCAAATTGATTTTACCGATGCTATTCTTCAAGCCACTGAGATATGTTGTACTTCACACCCTGTTGAATATGATTATATCATAGTGGATGAGTTTCAAGATATATCTGTTGACCGTTACAACTTCTTGAAAGTATTGCGAGAGGGTAATCCTCCTGCAAAGTTGTATTGTGTGGGTGATGATTGGCAGTCTATTTATCGTTTTTCGGGAAGTGATATGGCTCTATTCAATCAATTCCCCGAATATTTTGGAGCAACGGAGATAAACAAGATTGAAACTACATACAGGTTTGGAGAGCCTTTGGTTTCTTTATCGTCGAACTTTATACAACGCAATAAAGCCCAAATACAAAAGAATATCCATTCGTTCAGCTCAGAAATGAGAACCGAGTTGGAATTCTATGCTTATGATAGACGAGATTACTGCAATACGATAGGGCAACTTGTGGCTTCTATTCCATCGGATAAATCAATATTCCTATTGGGGCGTTACTCTTTTGATGATTACTACCTCTCTTTTATGTACCAATCAATTAAAGAGGGTAATAGATTCTACTATGTGATAGGAGGACGAAAAATAGAGTTTTTAACCGTACATAAGTCAAAAGGTCTTGAAGCGAATTATGTAATACTCTTACAATGCAATAAAGATACATACGGTTTCCCATCACAGGTGAGTGACGACCCTGTGCTTAACTATGTGCTCACTAAGAGCGACCAATTCCCATACGGAGAAGAAAGAAGATTATTCTATGTTGCAATAACAAGGGCTAAGATAAAAACGCTTGTATTATACGATAAGCGTTTCCCGTCTGTATTTGTGGATGAATTCTTGCACCCCGAAAAGGTGTCAGAAGAAAGCTATGTAAAGCACCCTAACGCCAATAAAAGATGGACAAGAAGTGCAGACCAATTTTTATTGAAACTGCACAATGAAGGTAAGAGTGTCAAATATATTGCAAACAAAATGGGTAGAAGTCAAACTTCGATTGTAATGCGATTAAACAAACTAAAAAAATAG
- a CDS encoding metallophosphoesterase family protein, with protein MGKIQILQISDIHWLSIPDAIDDYSLMRREFLEDIESFCKNGNGNFDHLLICGDIAFSGEKDQYTKAQTYIENICTKIKLKKSEVYVVPGNHDKQRNAGKPALRNLIQSGLACESANDKMFYDLMKGDIETFRDLFVPFKEYRDFSAGYDSVEMMMDKCIERKEIDADNDHTYWEAIISDNLDGYQVHLYGFNTSLSCDQYDWDDWETKRNGHKMFLPKFAYNGFHKKKGKHIYISMMHHPTKYLANGSKIEEEFDKFFQLQFYGHVHISNAFQNADKSTVRVFSGAMQPPGALDKKDCQYCPVFNIVELSINKNMDGRDFLHMNLRVNRWNDATKKFEDDKKASKEFDIEINANPSRWENAPAPVLPKLPDGVTIRDIRVKFVSRLDTKRIINSVYHGFFDETQTSHTNNVNFLKKINEDNKWIELWNKMK; from the coding sequence ATGGGGAAAATACAAATTTTACAAATTTCCGATATTCACTGGTTATCCATTCCCGATGCAATAGACGATTACAGTTTGATGCGTCGTGAGTTTTTGGAAGATATAGAAAGTTTTTGCAAGAATGGGAATGGGAACTTTGACCATTTGTTAATCTGCGGAGATATAGCTTTTAGTGGTGAAAAAGATCAGTATACAAAAGCTCAAACTTACATTGAAAATATTTGCACTAAAATCAAACTTAAAAAGTCGGAGGTGTATGTTGTTCCTGGCAACCATGACAAACAAAGGAATGCAGGAAAACCTGCATTAAGAAATCTTATCCAATCGGGATTGGCGTGCGAATCAGCCAATGACAAAATGTTCTATGATCTGATGAAAGGGGATATTGAAACATTTCGCGATCTATTCGTTCCTTTTAAAGAGTATCGTGATTTCAGCGCGGGTTATGATAGTGTGGAAATGATGATGGACAAATGTATCGAACGCAAGGAAATAGACGCAGACAACGACCACACGTATTGGGAGGCTATAATATCCGACAACTTAGACGGTTATCAAGTTCACTTGTACGGCTTTAACACCTCTTTGAGTTGTGACCAATATGATTGGGACGATTGGGAAACAAAGAGAAATGGCCATAAGATGTTTTTGCCCAAGTTCGCTTACAATGGTTTTCATAAGAAAAAAGGGAAACACATCTATATTTCAATGATGCATCATCCAACCAAGTACTTGGCTAACGGAAGTAAGATTGAGGAAGAATTTGATAAGTTTTTCCAACTACAGTTTTATGGGCATGTACATATTTCTAATGCTTTCCAAAATGCTGATAAAAGTACTGTTAGGGTATTCTCTGGAGCCATGCAGCCTCCAGGCGCATTAGACAAAAAAGATTGTCAATATTGCCCTGTTTTCAACATTGTAGAATTATCTATCAATAAAAATATGGATGGAAGAGATTTTCTGCATATGAATCTCAGAGTAAACCGCTGGAATGACGCAACGAAGAAGTTTGAAGATGATAAGAAAGCGTCCAAAGAGTTTGATATAGAAATAAACGCTAATCCATCCCGTTGGGAAAATGCTCCAGCTCCCGTACTGCCAAAACTGCCTGATGGCGTAACTATAAGGGATATACGTGTAAAATTTGTGAGCAGACTTGACACCAAACGTATCATCAATAGTGTTTATCACGGCTTTTTCGATGAAACACAAACATCCCATACGAACAATGTGAACTTTCTGAAAAAGATTAATGAAGACAATAAATGGATAGAGTTATGGAACAAAATGAAATAA
- a CDS encoding primase-helicase family protein, whose translation MSAIEQQDSHRPPSDGGMAKEEFIRVGTTLYKIVEQPKLNGGYIRKRIAWNNETLRQDYGKDYIGRVPKYDGFCTVPEHIGYRSVVGKFLNLYEPIDHRPQEGDLSHIQSLVRHIFGEQYELGMDYLQLLYLQPIQKLPILLLVSEERNTGKSTFLNFLKALFQNNVTFNTNEDFRSQFNSDWAGKLLIVVDEVLLNRREDSERLKNLSTTLSYKVEAKGKDRDEIAFFAKFVLCSNNEHLPVIIDAGETRYWVRKIDRLQSDDTDFLQKLKAEIPAFLHFLQHRKLSTEKESRMWFNPTLLHTEALQKIIRSNRNRLEIEMSELLLDIMVAMDVDSVSFCLNDLVVLLVHSQVKAEKHQVRKVVQECWKLTPAPNGLTYTTYQGNYNRSCHYEPIKRVGRFYTVTRKQLESL comes from the coding sequence ATGTCAGCTATCGAACAACAGGACAGCCACAGACCGCCATCGGATGGCGGCATGGCAAAGGAAGAGTTTATCCGAGTGGGGACAACGCTCTATAAGATTGTGGAGCAGCCCAAACTGAACGGAGGGTATATAAGGAAACGCATCGCATGGAACAACGAGACCCTGCGACAGGATTACGGCAAGGATTACATCGGCAGAGTTCCCAAGTATGACGGCTTCTGCACAGTACCCGAACACATCGGCTACCGTTCCGTGGTCGGCAAGTTCCTTAACCTCTACGAACCGATAGACCACCGACCGCAGGAGGGCGATTTATCGCATATCCAATCTTTGGTACGGCACATCTTCGGGGAACAGTACGAGTTGGGGATGGACTATCTGCAACTGCTCTACCTGCAACCAATTCAGAAGTTGCCTATCCTGCTGTTGGTGTCGGAAGAACGCAACACGGGCAAAAGCACCTTCCTGAACTTTCTGAAAGCCCTTTTTCAGAACAATGTGACTTTCAACACCAACGAGGATTTCCGCAGCCAGTTCAATTCCGACTGGGCTGGCAAGCTCCTTATCGTGGTGGATGAGGTGCTGCTCAACCGCAGGGAGGATAGCGAGCGGTTGAAGAACCTCAGCACCACACTTTCCTATAAGGTGGAAGCCAAAGGCAAAGACCGTGATGAGATTGCGTTCTTCGCCAAATTCGTGCTGTGTTCCAACAACGAGCATCTGCCCGTAATCATAGACGCAGGGGAAACACGCTATTGGGTGCGCAAGATAGACCGCTTGCAGTCCGATGATACCGACTTCCTGCAAAAGCTGAAAGCGGAGATACCCGCCTTTCTCCATTTCCTGCAACACAGAAAACTGTCCACCGAAAAGGAAAGCCGGATGTGGTTCAACCCCACATTGCTGCATACAGAAGCCTTGCAGAAGATTATCCGTAGCAACCGCAATCGGCTGGAGATAGAGATGTCGGAACTGCTGCTTGACATTATGGTTGCAATGGATGTGGATAGCGTTTCATTCTGCCTTAACGACCTTGTCGTACTGCTGGTGCACTCGCAGGTAAAGGCGGAAAAGCACCAAGTGCGTAAGGTGGTGCAGGAGTGCTGGAAACTGACACCTGCACCAAACGGGCTTACCTACACCACCTATCAGGGCAATTACAACAGAAGTTGTCACTATGAGCCGATAAAGAGGGTGGGACGCTTCTACACCGTCACAAGGAAGCAACTCGAATCCCTGTAA
- a CDS encoding toprim domain-containing protein, whose protein sequence is MTIQDVKQIKLADYLQSLGYTPVKQQGRNLWYKSPLREETDASFKVNTELEKWYDFGIGKGGNILALAAELYRSEDVAYLLRRIEERTAYIRPASFSFGRQHSDNRTYQGLKVGELSSPALIAYLQERGINIGLAKRECRELRFMNADKPYFAIGFPNMAGGYEVRNRYFKGCVAPKDITHIRQQGGQRCMCYLFEGFMDYLSFLTIRVENNPQHPRLDTQDYIILNSVSNLAKAESILETYTQVGCFLDNDTAGRNTCKKLKEKFGERLLDKSMYYREYKDLNDYLCGKPLSQSAEPIKEKKQVQSARRMMQPPKKKGGFHL, encoded by the coding sequence ATGACAATCCAAGATGTAAAGCAAATCAAACTGGCAGACTATCTGCAAAGTCTGGGCTATACGCCTGTAAAGCAACAAGGCAGGAATCTGTGGTACAAATCACCGTTACGGGAAGAAACGGACGCATCGTTCAAGGTAAACACCGAGCTTGAAAAATGGTATGACTTCGGCATCGGCAAAGGCGGAAACATCCTCGCATTGGCAGCGGAACTCTACCGTTCGGAAGATGTAGCCTATCTGTTGAGACGCATAGAGGAGCGGACAGCATACATCCGCCCTGCATCGTTCTCTTTTGGCAGACAGCATTCCGACAATCGTACTTATCAGGGATTAAAGGTTGGAGAATTGTCCTCCCCTGCTCTTATAGCCTATCTGCAAGAAAGGGGAATAAACATCGGACTTGCCAAAAGAGAATGCAGGGAGCTTCGGTTTATGAATGCCGACAAACCCTATTTTGCCATCGGCTTTCCGAACATGGCAGGAGGATATGAAGTGCGCAACAGATACTTCAAGGGATGTGTCGCCCCGAAAGATATCACCCATATCCGACAGCAGGGCGGACAACGATGTATGTGTTACCTGTTCGAGGGGTTCATGGATTACCTTTCATTCCTTACCATCCGAGTAGAAAACAATCCGCAACACCCGCGATTGGACACACAGGACTATATCATATTGAACTCCGTTTCCAATCTTGCAAAAGCGGAAAGCATATTGGAGACCTACACCCAAGTCGGCTGTTTCCTTGACAACGACACGGCAGGACGGAACACTTGCAAGAAGCTGAAAGAGAAGTTTGGGGAACGGCTGCTTGACAAGTCAATGTACTATCGTGAGTATAAGGACTTGAACGACTACCTGTGCGGTAAGCCCTTGTCCCAATCGGCAGAGCCGATAAAGGAGAAGAAGCAAGTCCAATCCGCAAGGCGGATGATGCAGCCACCGAAAAAGAAAGGGGGATTTCATCTGTAA
- a CDS encoding site-specific integrase, with the protein MARSTFKVLFYVNGSKEKDGIVPIMGRVTINGTVAQFSCKQTIPKTLWDAKGNRAKGKSAEARNVNLALDNIKAQIIKHYQRISDREAYVTAEMVRNAYQGVGSEYETLIKAFDKDCANFLKRVGKDRSIGTYKVMVRARNYVAAFIKSFYRRTDMSMLELTPDFIKEFAAYLTAERGLKNATIWLNCMWLKGVVMRAHYNGLIPRNPFAQFHISPNVKEREYLTEDEIKRIMAHEFDNPTLALVRDLFIFACFTALSFVDMKELTTDEIVEVNGEKWILSKRHKTNVPFQVKLLDIPLQIIERYKYLSEDKLVFGKINYWTMCKQLKKVMAECGIEKQISYHCARHTFGTLALSKGMPIESVSRVLGHTNIVTTQIYAKITTQKLDNDLTMFGNKLNASFGSVTP; encoded by the coding sequence ATGGCAAGAAGTACATTCAAAGTGCTGTTCTACGTGAACGGCAGCAAGGAGAAAGACGGTATTGTCCCCATCATGGGACGAGTGACAATCAACGGTACTGTGGCGCAGTTCAGCTGCAAGCAGACCATCCCGAAAACCCTTTGGGATGCGAAAGGCAACCGAGCCAAAGGCAAGAGTGCCGAAGCACGGAACGTCAATCTGGCATTGGACAACATCAAGGCGCAAATCATCAAGCACTATCAGCGCATATCCGACCGAGAGGCATACGTAACGGCTGAAATGGTGCGCAATGCCTACCAAGGGGTAGGAAGCGAGTATGAGACACTGATAAAGGCTTTTGACAAGGATTGCGCCAACTTCCTGAAACGTGTCGGTAAAGACCGCAGCATCGGCACGTACAAGGTCATGGTAAGGGCAAGGAACTATGTCGCAGCCTTTATCAAGTCATTCTACAGACGGACGGACATGTCCATGCTGGAACTTACACCCGACTTCATCAAGGAGTTTGCGGCTTATCTTACGGCTGAACGGGGACTGAAAAACGCCACCATCTGGCTGAACTGCATGTGGCTGAAAGGGGTGGTCATGCGTGCGCACTATAACGGACTGATACCGAGAAATCCGTTTGCGCAGTTCCATATCAGCCCGAATGTTAAGGAACGGGAGTATCTGACAGAGGACGAAATCAAAAGAATCATGGCGCACGAGTTTGACAACCCCACCCTCGCATTGGTGCGGGATCTGTTTATTTTCGCCTGTTTCACCGCCTTGTCTTTCGTGGATATGAAAGAACTCACAACGGATGAAATAGTGGAGGTGAATGGTGAGAAATGGATATTGTCGAAACGGCACAAGACAAATGTCCCGTTCCAAGTGAAGCTGCTGGATATTCCCTTGCAGATAATCGAACGGTACAAGTATCTGTCGGAAGACAAGCTGGTTTTCGGGAAAATCAACTATTGGACGATGTGCAAACAGCTGAAAAAGGTAATGGCGGAATGCGGAATAGAGAAGCAAATCTCCTACCATTGCGCTCGTCATACGTTTGGAACACTGGCTCTTAGCAAGGGGATGCCCATTGAAAGCGTGAGCCGTGTTCTGGGACACACGAACATTGTCACGACTCAAATCTATGCGAAGATAACCACGCAGAAACTTGACAATGACCTGACGATGTTCGGCAACAAGCTGAACGCATCGTTCGGAAGTGTAACCCCATAA
- the mobV gene encoding MobV family relaxase produces MGYFSLDIKKAKGTSDTTQSDHIERKIIPKNADPTRTHLNRVLVEYPDGVHGRDEAIAHRLNTAGIRRKITHDQVRVVRVVLSGTHEDMMNIQEKGELDEWCNDSIQWLQATFGKDNVVAAHLHMDEKTPHIHAAVVPIVTGERRKAKKEQTDGKRKYRKKTNSVRLCADDLFNRQTLVAYHDNYARVMAKYGLQRGVRGSEARHTTTMQYYRDLKKKNEVLETETRLLQEKKAEAQEELKQVKAEIRTDKLKNAATDTATALASSVGSLFGSGKMKSLERRNEDLQDRILELENEARQRERQQAKQIQEIRNAYEQQHRKLSEFADFVRRYFPYVEKLMPIINFLRDRLKFNDGIIRRLCEFKEVGIKGELYSSEFNRSFDTRHSVCSIKQDENGKFDFKIDGVSHVNWFRKKMNEFREAIGIPKPRQNRSMKL; encoded by the coding sequence ATGGGATATTTTTCATTGGACATTAAGAAAGCAAAGGGTACATCGGACACCACTCAGTCCGACCATATAGAGAGAAAGATAATACCTAAAAACGCAGACCCGACAAGGACACATCTGAACAGGGTGCTTGTCGAATACCCCGATGGCGTTCACGGCAGGGATGAAGCGATTGCCCACAGACTGAACACGGCAGGCATCAGACGGAAAATCACACACGACCAAGTCCGTGTCGTTCGGGTGGTTTTGTCGGGTACGCACGAGGACATGATGAACATACAGGAAAAAGGAGAACTCGATGAATGGTGCAACGACAGCATCCAATGGCTGCAAGCCACATTCGGCAAAGACAATGTGGTTGCCGCACATCTGCACATGGACGAGAAGACTCCGCACATCCACGCAGCCGTTGTTCCCATCGTGACGGGTGAAAGGCGCAAAGCCAAGAAAGAGCAAACGGACGGTAAGCGCAAGTACCGCAAGAAAACAAATTCCGTCCGCTTGTGTGCCGATGACCTGTTCAACCGCCAGACCTTGGTCGCCTACCACGACAATTACGCAAGGGTGATGGCGAAATACGGATTGCAGCGTGGGGTACGGGGTTCGGAAGCACGGCACACCACCACCATGCAGTATTATAGGGACTTGAAAAAGAAGAATGAAGTCCTCGAAACTGAAACCAGACTGTTGCAGGAGAAGAAAGCCGAGGCGCAGGAGGAACTGAAGCAGGTGAAAGCGGAAATCCGTACCGACAAGCTCAAAAACGCAGCCACCGATACGGCAACCGCCCTTGCAAGCAGTGTGGGCTCTCTTTTCGGAAGTGGAAAGATGAAATCGTTGGAGCGCAGGAACGAGGATTTGCAAGACCGCATCCTTGAACTTGAAAACGAAGCCCGACAACGGGAACGGCAACAAGCCAAGCAGATACAGGAGATAAGAAACGCTTACGAGCAACAGCACCGCAAGCTGTCGGAGTTTGCGGATTTTGTCAGACGCTACTTTCCATATGTGGAGAAGCTGATGCCTATAATAAACTTCCTGCGTGACCGATTGAAGTTCAATGACGGAATAATCAGAAGACTGTGCGAGTTCAAGGAGGTCGGGATAAAAGGCGAACTCTATTCTTCCGAATTTAACCGAAGTTTTGATACCCGACACTCCGTCTGCTCTATCAAACAGGATGAAAACGGTAAATTCGATTTCAAGATAGACGGGGTTTCTCACGTGAACTGGTTCAGAAAGAAGATGAATGAGTTTAGAGAAGCCATCGGAATACCGAAGCCAAGACAGAATAGAAGTATGAAACTGTAA